In a single window of the Paenibacillus sp. MMS20-IR301 genome:
- a CDS encoding leucine-rich repeat domain-containing protein, with product MAFIPLNCPNCSGRIEYKEGAVLKCPYCRTELLLKQNHVYYVDQTINHYHGIPPKAKPRSHVSVRLALVLLLILAGTIGTYFYYSAGSAQLKTAASLPVRPMPESEVLLSFLQEILDKGTALPTEEELARLRYLTVERSENDQWQFTYSFSDPFSDEQAEKITYITQDKSLNTQRIDQRDFEAFKGLTALHLTNTYEISQTDNTTFAHMTGLRSYGGAFNESFSRFSGYFGDKSTITELTTQLRSNQEVAMLLEFPNLSSLSITYVDESITDLHLLNKLPLKSLSLTFVDELGWLSSMNGLSSLAIHHSEATDLQPLYALTGLQELKLSFLTNVKSIDFVQNMPALQTLDIENLSFSSLERLAGKTSITTLRLASLGQLGSVEAVNSLPSLRELTLSGYYENAEALALPGVRRADIPGSFLPGLQAPAITSLTLRGGSSELDVAALGKFPELEQLSLREIDEIAQLDALDDLPRLQTLNIYDSSLYKESDALFRLKQVNTLVCSECRLNFRQQAAAVNSVLEHLTLDRPYFSVNNTSVSDVDQVLPYFAKLSALRSFTLQDSNVASLTFMSNWQAIEELHLENNAISNIETLSRLPNLHKVFLAGNSVLNKSALGADVLVY from the coding sequence GTGGCATTTATCCCGTTAAACTGTCCTAACTGCAGCGGCAGAATTGAATACAAGGAAGGCGCAGTCCTCAAGTGTCCCTATTGCCGGACAGAGCTTTTATTGAAGCAAAATCATGTCTATTATGTGGATCAGACCATTAACCATTATCACGGGATCCCTCCTAAGGCTAAGCCGAGGTCCCACGTCTCCGTAAGGCTGGCGCTGGTACTGCTGCTCATCCTGGCAGGCACTATCGGGACTTATTTCTATTACAGCGCGGGTTCTGCTCAGCTGAAAACAGCGGCCAGTCTGCCTGTGCGGCCGATGCCCGAAAGCGAGGTCCTGCTCTCCTTTCTGCAGGAAATCCTGGATAAAGGAACTGCCCTGCCGACAGAGGAGGAATTGGCACGTCTGCGCTATTTAACCGTGGAGCGTTCGGAGAACGACCAGTGGCAATTTACTTACAGCTTCTCCGATCCCTTCAGCGATGAGCAGGCCGAGAAGATCACTTATATTACCCAGGACAAGAGCTTGAATACCCAGCGGATTGATCAGCGGGATTTCGAAGCCTTTAAGGGGCTGACGGCACTTCACCTGACGAATACTTACGAAATCTCCCAGACTGACAATACCACTTTTGCTCATATGACAGGATTACGAAGCTATGGCGGGGCCTTTAACGAATCCTTCAGCAGATTTTCCGGCTACTTTGGTGACAAGTCTACAATCACGGAGCTTACCACCCAGTTGCGCAGCAATCAGGAAGTAGCCATGCTGCTTGAATTCCCCAATCTGAGCTCGCTGTCCATTACCTATGTGGATGAGTCCATAACAGATCTTCATTTGCTCAATAAGCTGCCGCTGAAATCCCTGTCACTAACCTTTGTCGATGAGCTGGGTTGGCTGTCGTCTATGAACGGGCTCTCATCGCTCGCCATCCATCACAGTGAAGCCACAGACCTGCAGCCGCTGTATGCCTTAACCGGGCTTCAGGAGCTTAAGCTTTCTTTTTTAACCAATGTAAAGTCCATAGACTTTGTACAAAACATGCCTGCGCTGCAGACACTGGATATCGAGAATTTGAGCTTTTCCAGTCTGGAGCGTCTGGCCGGCAAGACCTCCATTACCACACTCCGCCTGGCTTCCTTGGGCCAGCTTGGCTCGGTTGAGGCGGTGAACAGCTTGCCTTCTCTCCGGGAATTAACGTTGTCCGGTTACTACGAGAACGCAGAGGCACTGGCATTGCCGGGCGTACGGCGGGCAGATATTCCCGGCTCCTTTCTCCCAGGACTGCAGGCGCCTGCCATAACCAGTCTGACGCTCCGCGGCGGAAGCTCGGAGTTAGATGTAGCCGCATTGGGGAAATTCCCGGAGCTTGAGCAGCTGTCCCTCCGGGAGATTGACGAGATAGCCCAGCTTGACGCTCTGGATGATTTGCCCCGCCTGCAGACCTTAAACATATATGACTCGTCACTGTATAAGGAGAGCGACGCCCTGTTTCGTTTGAAGCAGGTGAACACTCTGGTGTGCTCGGAATGCCGTTTGAATTTCAGGCAGCAGGCAGCTGCTGTGAACAGCGTGCTTGAGCATTTGACCTTAGACCGGCCCTATTTCAGCGTGAACAACACCTCTGTCAGTGACGTTGATCAGGTACTGCCTTATTTCGCAAAGTTGTCCGCTCTGCGTTCCTTCACCCTGCAGGATAGCAATGTAGCTTCTCTTACGTTCATGAGCAATTGGCAGGCCATAGAAGAGCTTCATCTGGAGAACAATGCCATCTCCAATATAGAGACCCTGAGCCGGCTGCCTAATCTGCACAAGGTATTTCTGGCCGGCAATTCCGTGCTGAACAAGTCTGCGCTTGGTGCGGATGTGCTGGTGTATTAA
- a CDS encoding M56 family metallopeptidase, translated as MSLLQISISASVFILAVVFLRSLLIHKLPKLTFMFLWGVAFIQLLVPVSVQSQFSFFTLAEYLSRKFTLPQWISAPEGSTFIEGTTVIMPPITEHWTAPVMPLMTALQLSPLVWVWLAGFMFCALTFIIPHVRYRKIYKMAVPVKSDFIQKWQQSNLLWRDVQIRQLDHISTPLTYGIIRPVVLLPTNLDYDDESQLAFILTHEFTHVRRFDILQKWILAASVCVHWFNPFVWMMYILANRDIELFCDETVIRKSGDHMKSAYARALVRLEEKKIGLAPVISSFSKNSTEERIISIMKAKKISITKMLISTLLAASAVIIFATSALDQTEAATGSDNPIAYSVPSLYQGADTNTALMPIDITFNKKYDVPKLIDRLMASKYRAVYMDNEIYLRVMTDNTIQISKDKGTVWEKYDTDEVAAKDFAKWLLIHDPNPGYSIKEVQSRLANGAVVQHLVFENMKEMYFIIDGNGVQIELVQPEKLASVLIDGQRMMITAERLPYKISAQMLKSFYDLLVASNILSEAQAEQDYSERIKQLENTLPDLFVTE; from the coding sequence ATGTCGTTACTTCAAATAAGCATCTCAGCTTCTGTCTTTATTCTTGCAGTTGTTTTCTTGCGTTCCCTGCTTATTCACAAGCTGCCCAAACTGACCTTTATGTTTCTTTGGGGTGTTGCATTCATTCAATTGCTTGTCCCTGTTTCAGTTCAATCGCAATTTAGCTTTTTTACGCTAGCGGAATATCTGAGCAGAAAGTTTACATTGCCACAATGGATTTCCGCGCCGGAGGGTTCAACATTTATTGAGGGAACTACGGTAATTATGCCGCCAATTACAGAGCATTGGACCGCGCCGGTTATGCCGCTAATGACGGCTTTACAGCTATCACCTTTGGTTTGGGTTTGGTTAGCCGGTTTTATGTTTTGTGCCTTAACTTTTATCATTCCGCATGTTAGGTACCGTAAAATTTACAAAATGGCTGTGCCTGTTAAAAGCGATTTTATACAAAAATGGCAGCAGTCAAATTTGTTATGGCGGGATGTTCAAATCAGGCAGCTGGATCATATTTCAACTCCGCTAACCTACGGTATTATCCGGCCGGTTGTACTCTTGCCCACAAATTTAGACTATGACGATGAGTCACAGCTTGCGTTTATCCTGACCCATGAATTTACGCACGTCAGGCGGTTCGACATACTGCAGAAATGGATTCTTGCGGCCAGCGTATGCGTTCATTGGTTCAACCCCTTTGTATGGATGATGTATATCCTTGCGAACCGTGATATTGAGTTATTCTGTGATGAAACGGTCATACGGAAATCCGGGGATCATATGAAGTCTGCTTATGCCAGGGCGCTTGTACGTCTGGAAGAAAAGAAAATCGGCTTGGCGCCGGTCATCAGCAGCTTTTCCAAAAACTCAACCGAAGAAAGGATTATATCGATTATGAAAGCCAAGAAGATCTCGATCACCAAGATGCTGATTTCTACTTTGCTTGCTGCCAGTGCCGTTATCATCTTTGCGACTTCTGCACTAGACCAAACGGAAGCTGCTACGGGTTCCGATAATCCTATAGCCTACAGTGTGCCCTCACTATATCAAGGTGCTGACACCAATACAGCTTTAATGCCGATTGATATAACCTTCAATAAGAAATATGATGTACCGAAGCTGATAGACAGGCTTATGGCTTCAAAGTATCGTGCAGTTTATATGGACAACGAAATATATCTGCGTGTCATGACGGATAATACAATACAGATAAGTAAAGATAAGGGCACGGTTTGGGAGAAATATGATACAGATGAAGTCGCGGCAAAAGATTTTGCAAAATGGCTGCTAATCCATGATCCGAATCCGGGCTATTCCATCAAAGAAGTTCAGAGCCGCTTGGCAAACGGGGCCGTAGTACAACATCTGGTGTTTGAAAATATGAAGGAGATGTATTTCATCATCGACGGGAACGGTGTACAGATTGAACTTGTACAGCCGGAGAAACTAGCTTCTGTTCTGATCGACGGTCAAAGAATGATGATTACTGCCGAGAGACTCCCGTATAAAATATCTGCACAGATGCTGAAATCATTTTATGACTTGTTAGTGGCAAGCAATATACTTTCGGAAGCTCAGGCAGAACAAGATTATTCGGAAAGAATTAAGCAGCTTGAGAACACGCTCCCTGACCTTTTCGTGACGGAATGA
- a CDS encoding BlaI/MecI/CopY family transcriptional regulator: protein MKLFDSELNIMDILWNEGDTPAKRIAEITKEKVGWSKTTTYTIIKRCLDKGAIERHEPNFVCHAVITREQAQEHETTELINKMYDGAPDRLIASLLRQKRLSAEEINRLKRLIDSME, encoded by the coding sequence ATGAAGCTATTCGATAGCGAGCTTAATATTATGGATATTTTGTGGAATGAAGGCGATACCCCCGCCAAGAGAATTGCCGAAATTACAAAAGAAAAAGTAGGCTGGAGCAAAACTACAACGTATACCATCATCAAGAGATGCCTTGATAAAGGGGCGATTGAGCGGCATGAGCCTAATTTCGTTTGCCATGCGGTTATTACGCGGGAGCAGGCCCAGGAACACGAAACAACGGAGCTGATTAATAAAATGTATGATGGCGCCCCCGACAGGCTGATCGCTTCATTGCTTAGACAGAAACGGCTGTCGGCAGAAGAAATTAACCGCTTGAAGCGTCTTATCGACAGCATGGAATGA
- a CDS encoding HSP90 family protein, whose translation MENQNQDTYRFQVNLSGMINILSNHLYSSPKVFLRELLQNGIDAITARQDYSQGGYEGKIHVEVSGANTGATLLVEDNGIGLNEDEIHEFLAMIGQSSKRGEDFLQTNTSFIGRFGIGLLSCFMVSDDIVMVTQSAKGGPALEWRGKPDGTYTIRKLEGEYAPGTKVFLRCKEGSESYFEEDNLQEWLFHYGALLPYPIQLVSDQHIRLINPLSPPWIKDPQLARKHRDEVLAFGKQVLGETFRDFIPLHTSSGRTGGIAFILPQAVNLSAKRNHRVYLKHMLVSEAASNILPDWAFFVKCMIWTDELQPTASREHFYENVQLEQVREELGNTIRQELMRMAEYDPDRLQSIISLHALSMKALAVEDSLFYSIIHEWLPFESTFGRKPLGELKQQSPLYFTATLDEYRQITHVASAQSMLVVNGGYIYDFELLSLLPVIDPDVQTERLLPEEVSLSFTDITPEERLEYYESVRLADSVLQKFRCQVQLRRFKPEEIPVLYTLSQESAQWRVMEATKEVSTDALSSVLGSLGTSLQDTAYSTLYFNLNNPVIERAFRSAHRAMLPSIVEMLYCNALMMGHYPMNQQEMGLLNKGIIQFIDWGMTAIHSTGGDK comes from the coding sequence ATGGAGAATCAGAACCAGGATACTTATCGTTTTCAGGTCAACTTAAGCGGTATGATCAACATTTTGTCTAACCATTTGTACAGCAGCCCGAAGGTATTCCTCAGGGAACTGCTGCAGAATGGTATAGATGCGATTACTGCCCGGCAGGATTATTCCCAGGGTGGATACGAAGGCAAGATTCATGTCGAGGTAAGCGGGGCCAATACCGGGGCGACCCTACTAGTAGAAGATAACGGAATCGGCTTAAACGAGGATGAAATCCATGAGTTTCTGGCGATGATCGGACAATCCTCCAAGCGGGGCGAAGACTTTCTCCAGACCAATACCTCTTTTATAGGACGGTTTGGCATTGGGCTGTTGTCTTGCTTCATGGTAAGTGACGATATCGTCATGGTCACACAATCGGCCAAGGGCGGACCTGCACTGGAATGGCGCGGAAAGCCGGACGGAACCTATACGATCCGCAAGCTCGAAGGGGAATATGCTCCGGGCACCAAAGTTTTTTTGCGTTGTAAAGAAGGCTCCGAATCTTACTTCGAGGAAGACAATCTGCAGGAATGGCTGTTTCATTATGGAGCCCTGTTGCCTTATCCCATCCAGTTAGTGTCCGATCAGCATATCCGCTTAATTAATCCGCTGTCCCCGCCTTGGATCAAAGATCCGCAACTGGCCCGGAAGCACCGTGACGAGGTGCTGGCCTTCGGCAAGCAGGTGCTCGGCGAGACGTTCCGCGATTTCATCCCCCTGCACACCTCCTCGGGCCGGACGGGCGGCATCGCCTTCATCCTGCCGCAGGCGGTGAACCTGAGCGCCAAACGCAATCACCGGGTGTACCTGAAGCACATGCTGGTCTCCGAAGCCGCCAGTAACATCCTTCCGGACTGGGCGTTCTTCGTCAAATGCATGATCTGGACCGATGAGCTGCAGCCGACCGCTTCCCGGGAGCATTTCTATGAGAACGTCCAGCTGGAGCAGGTGCGGGAAGAGCTCGGGAACACCATTCGTCAGGAATTGATGCGGATGGCAGAGTACGATCCGGACCGCCTGCAGTCCATCATTTCGCTGCATGCCCTATCCATGAAGGCCCTCGCGGTGGAAGATTCGTTGTTCTACTCCATTATTCACGAGTGGCTCCCTTTTGAGAGCACGTTCGGCAGGAAGCCGCTAGGTGAGCTCAAGCAGCAGTCTCCCCTTTACTTTACAGCTACTCTGGACGAGTACCGCCAGATTACCCATGTGGCTTCGGCCCAATCCATGCTGGTGGTGAACGGCGGTTATATTTATGATTTCGAGCTGCTGTCCCTGCTGCCGGTAATTGACCCGGACGTGCAGACAGAACGGCTGCTGCCTGAGGAGGTGTCGTTATCCTTTACCGACATTACACCTGAGGAGCGGCTGGAGTACTATGAATCCGTAAGATTGGCGGACAGTGTGCTGCAGAAATTCCGCTGCCAGGTGCAGCTGCGCCGCTTCAAGCCAGAGGAGATTCCTGTGCTCTACACGCTGTCCCAGGAGTCCGCCCAGTGGCGTGTTATGGAGGCGACCAAAGAAGTGAGCACCGACGCCCTGTCCTCCGTGCTGGGCAGCCTGGGTACTTCGCTGCAGGATACGGCATATTCAACACTCTACTTCAACCTGAACAATCCTGTCATCGAGCGGGCATTCCGTTCGGCACACCGGGCGATGCTGCCGTCCATTGTCGAGATGCTGTACTGCAATGCGCTGATGATGGGGCATTATCCGATGAACCAGCAGGAGATGGGGCTATTGAACAAAGGCATCATTCAATTTATTGATTGGGGTATGACAGCCATTCACTCCACAGGAGGAGACAAATAG
- a CDS encoding AraC family transcriptional regulator: MNNVLDEIIDLMKDAGTRQIETGVPGLSMIKGDIPAHQLAALYEPMIGFTVQGTKILSIGERSADLEGPSYYVLPMHVPATASVHPDRYGRPYMSLGLKLNQNVLQSLLRDLPENLLPAASGHFAACAMDIELMEAWLRLLRLSKISRDIPALAPAYEREILYRVLMGPQGWNLRQFGLRESNLSKIYQVVVWFRGNFMRPIDISEIASESGMAINTFHRQFKRATGLSPIQFQKQLRLLEARNLIAFEGYPVASAAYHVGYQSPSQFNREYSRFFGSPPARDTENLRRIESMRDRKSYSEHK; encoded by the coding sequence ATGAATAACGTCCTTGATGAAATCATTGATCTGATGAAAGACGCAGGCACCAGGCAGATTGAGACCGGAGTACCGGGGCTAAGTATGATTAAGGGAGATATCCCCGCTCATCAACTCGCAGCGCTCTACGAGCCGATGATTGGTTTTACGGTTCAAGGAACAAAGATTCTCTCAATCGGGGAGCGTAGCGCTGACCTGGAAGGGCCATCCTATTACGTGTTACCGATGCATGTCCCTGCGACGGCGAGTGTGCATCCAGACCGTTATGGCCGTCCTTACATGTCACTTGGTCTCAAGTTGAATCAGAATGTTCTTCAGAGTTTATTAAGAGATCTCCCTGAGAATCTGTTACCGGCTGCTTCCGGGCATTTCGCAGCTTGTGCCATGGATATTGAACTTATGGAGGCATGGCTGCGCTTATTGCGGTTATCGAAGATATCAAGAGATATTCCAGCGCTTGCACCAGCTTATGAGCGCGAAATCCTTTACCGTGTTCTGATGGGACCACAAGGATGGAATCTGAGGCAATTTGGTCTGCGGGAAAGTAATTTATCTAAAATCTATCAAGTTGTAGTATGGTTTCGCGGTAATTTTATGAGGCCAATAGATATTAGCGAGATCGCATCAGAATCCGGCATGGCTATAAATACCTTTCACCGTCAGTTTAAAAGGGCAACAGGTTTAAGTCCTATTCAATTTCAAAAGCAATTAAGGCTTCTGGAGGCCAGGAACCTCATTGCCTTTGAGGGCTATCCAGTAGCAAGTGCCGCATATCATGTGGGCTATCAAAGTCCCTCACAGTTCAATCGGGAGTACTCTCGATTCTTCGGTTCACCTCCGGCACGGGACACTGAGAACCTAAGACGAATTGAAAGCATGAGGGATAGAAAATCATACTCAGAGCACAAATAG
- a CDS encoding SDR family oxidoreductase, whose amino-acid sequence MLKDYRGVFRQFKGIFRPILLPQMRLKLKPDRTHNKEDLMKIAIVTGGSNGIGKATALELGKRGISVILTYHSYKDRAEDVVKEIEKNTGVRALALKLDLTQKSAFEGFILEVKESLQNIWNRNTFDYLVNNGGVGWPMMFTEMSEEYFDKILNTNFKGPVFLTQQLTGFMEDAGAIVNTSSSSKNQSFPGYSVYGSLKAAFSTWTRYIAKELAPRQIRVNAVSPGPTHSNFGDGVFDKHPEFIKPLAEQSVFGRIGQPEDLAKVIVSLLSDDFGWVTAQDIEVSGGHLL is encoded by the coding sequence TTGCTCAAAGATTATCGTGGTGTTTTTAGGCAATTCAAAGGCATTTTCAGGCCTATTTTATTGCCGCAGATGCGGCTAAAATTAAAGCCAGATCGAACACACAATAAGGAGGATCTTATGAAAATTGCGATTGTAACAGGCGGAAGTAATGGCATTGGAAAAGCGACGGCACTTGAGCTTGGCAAGCGCGGAATCAGCGTCATTCTCACATACCATTCCTATAAAGACCGGGCAGAAGATGTCGTAAAGGAAATTGAAAAGAATACAGGCGTCCGGGCACTCGCCCTAAAGCTGGATCTGACTCAAAAATCAGCATTCGAAGGCTTTATTCTAGAAGTGAAAGAGAGCCTCCAGAACATTTGGAACAGAAACACTTTTGATTACTTAGTTAATAATGGCGGTGTCGGCTGGCCCATGATGTTCACTGAGATGAGCGAAGAATACTTCGACAAGATTCTTAATACGAACTTTAAGGGACCGGTTTTTCTTACACAGCAGCTTACCGGGTTCATGGAGGATGCCGGAGCTATTGTAAATACCTCGAGTTCATCTAAAAACCAGTCATTTCCGGGCTACTCCGTCTACGGCTCGTTAAAAGCAGCCTTCTCAACCTGGACCCGCTACATTGCCAAAGAACTTGCCCCCCGCCAAATTCGGGTAAACGCTGTTTCACCCGGTCCTACGCACAGCAATTTTGGCGACGGAGTATTTGATAAACACCCTGAATTCATTAAGCCGCTGGCTGAGCAATCTGTATTCGGCAGAATCGGCCAGCCCGAAGATCTGGCCAAGGTCATTGTGAGCTTATTGTCCGATGACTTCGGCTGGGTTACAGCCCAGGACATTGAAGTATCTGGCGGACATTTGCTGTAA